One segment of Meriones unguiculatus strain TT.TT164.6M chromosome 3, Bangor_MerUng_6.1, whole genome shotgun sequence DNA contains the following:
- the LOC132652824 gene encoding PRAME family member 12-like isoform X2 — protein MSAQTPPTLLKLAMQALLRDETLDMSALDKLPMVFFPALFKEALTGRHTTTVKAMVAAWPFPCLPVGALMKTPDLETFQAVLAGVDTWLQRKFHPRGKLQVLDLRKKHHEFWSIWAGAEDGGCSAETTDEQQVVKVLPRYALRRRLKVVADLCFRPRADEEQRCFLQWAHQRKGSIQFCCPEMTIWAQPIHIMKEILNVFHPEHIRVFELNTHWNVFLLAAFAPCLGEMRNLHKLLLAPISTSVFKISNRTTDREDKCINKFISQFSRFNCLQHLSLKSVYFLRDRINQVLRCLTTPLETLSITYCHISQADLNYFSECSKLSELKHLDMKGVPLKALDLMPLRVLLENVADTLLSLDLKACRMKDSHLTVLIPALSKCSQLCKVNFYCNEFSMPILRDLLQHTANLSKMKVEKYPAPIECYDEFGYVSIERFVQLCAEQIDRLRVIRQPKCISFATHMCPRCGERCVYGMGSRLCLCQRRQR, from the exons ATGAGTGCTCAGACTCCTCCCACACTCCTGAAGCTGGCAATGCAGGCTTTGCTGAGAGATGAGACCTTGGACATGTCAGCTCTGGACAAACTGCCCATGGTGTTCTTCCCAGCACTGTTCAAGGAGGCCTTGACTGGCAGACACACTACAACTGTGAAAGCAATGGtggcagcctggcctttcccctgtctccctgtggggGCATTGATGAAGACCCCTGACTTGGAAACCTTCCAGGCAGTTCTAGCAGGAGTAGATACATGGCTGCAAAGAAAGTTTCACCCCAG GGGAAAACTTCAGGTTCTTGACCTGAGGAAGAAGCACCATGAATTCTGGAGCATATGGGCTGGTGCGGAGGATGGTGGTTGTTcagcagagaccacagatgaGCAGCAAGTAGTGAAGGTCCTTCCCAGATATGCACTAAGGCGGCGCCTGAAGGTGGTAGCTGACCTTTGCTTCAGGCCGCGTGCAGATGAAGAACAAAGATGCTTCTTGCAGTGGGCCCACCAAAGAAAGGGCTCCATCCAATTCTGCTGTCCAGAGATGACCATCTGGGCTCAGCCTATCCATATTATGAAAGAGATCCTGAATGTTTTTCATCCAGAGCATATCCGGGTATTCGAACTGAACACACACTGGAATGTGTTTTTGCTGGCGGCCTTTGCTCCTTGCCTGGGCGAGATGAGAAATCTTCACAAACTCTTACTGGCACCTATCTCCACGAGTGTCTTCAAGATTAGCAACAGGACAACAGACAGGGAAGACAAGTGTATCAACAAGTTCATTTCTCAGTTCTCCAGATTCAACTGTCTTCAGCACCTCTCCTTAAAGAGCGTCTACTTTCTCAGAGACCGCATCAATCAGGTCCTCAG ATGCCTGACGACCCCGttggagaccctgtccatcaCTTACTGCCACATTTCACAGGCAGACCTGAACTACTTCTCTGAGTGTTCAAAGCTCTCTGAGCTGAAACATCTGGACATGAAAGGTGTGCCCTTAAAGGCTTTGGATCTTATGCCTCTCCGAGTCCTCCTAGAGAATGTGGCAGATACTTTGCTGTCCCTGGACTTGAAGGCTTGTAGGATGAAGGACTCTCATCTCACTGTGCTCATACCTGCCCTCAGCAAGTGCTCCCAGCTGTGCAAGGTCAATTTCTACTGCAATGAATTCTCCATGCCCATCCTGAGGGACCTTTTGCAGCACACAGCCAACTTGAGCAAGATGAAAGTGGAAAAGTACCCTGCCCCTATTGAGTGCTATGATGAGTTCGGTTATGTCTCCATAGAAAGATTTGTCCAACTCTGTGCTGAGCAAATAGATAGACTCAGGGTCATAAGGCAGCCCAAGTGCATCTCCTTTGCTACACATATGTGCCCTAGATGTGGAGAGCGCTGTGTTTATGGCATGGGATCCCGACTGTGTCTTTGTCAGAGGAGGCAGCGCTAA
- the LOC132652908 gene encoding LOW QUALITY PROTEIN: NADH-ubiquinone oxidoreductase chain 5-like (The sequence of the model RefSeq protein was modified relative to this genomic sequence to represent the inferred CDS: substituted 1 base at 1 genomic stop codon), whose amino-acid sequence LSFICLSIYLSIYLSIYLSIYLSIYVCIYLSIYLSIYVSFDLSFYXSIYLSLFMYICMYESSVYLCIYIYLYISLYLSNVSMSLCLYVCMSLSLSISLSISIISICLSMYVCRYVCLSIYVLSQYQSFYLCMFYLYVLSICLSMYISMYASYIYLSIYLPIYLIFHLLNMYVCIYMYVCMHLSIYLSMYLCIYVCMCVCMYVCMFIVGKHP is encoded by the exons CTATCttttatttgtctatctatctatctatctatctatctatctatctatctatctatctatctatctatctatgtatgtatctatctatctatctatctatctatctatgtttctTTCGATCTATCTTTctattgatctatctatctatctttatttatgtatatatgtatgtatgaatcgtctgtctatttatgtatctatatctatctatatatatctctttatctatctaatgtctctatgtctctgtgtctctatgtctgtatgtctctctcGCTCTCTATTTCTCTATCTATATCCAtcatctctatctgtctctctatgtatgtatgtagatatgtatgt CTTTCTATCTATGTATTATCTCAGTATCAATCTTTTTATCTATGCATGTTCTATCTCTATGTattatctatctgtctttctatgtacatatctatgtatgcttcatatatatatctatcaatctatctacctatctatttaatCTTTCATctattaaatatgtatgtatgtatatatatgtatgtatgtatgcatctatctatctatctatctatgtatctatgtatctatgtatgtatgtgcgtatgtatgtatgtatgtatgttt ATAGTTGGAAAGCACCCATGA
- the LOC132652824 gene encoding PRAME family member 12-like isoform X1, producing MSAQTPPTLLKLAMQALLRDETLDMSALDKLPMVFFPALFKEALTGRHTTTVKAMVAAWPFPCLPVGALMKTPDLETFQAVLAGVDTWLQRKFHPRRGKLQVLDLRKKHHEFWSIWAGAEDGGCSAETTDEQQVVKVLPRYALRRRLKVVADLCFRPRADEEQRCFLQWAHQRKGSIQFCCPEMTIWAQPIHIMKEILNVFHPEHIRVFELNTHWNVFLLAAFAPCLGEMRNLHKLLLAPISTSVFKISNRTTDREDKCINKFISQFSRFNCLQHLSLKSVYFLRDRINQVLRCLTTPLETLSITYCHISQADLNYFSECSKLSELKHLDMKGVPLKALDLMPLRVLLENVADTLLSLDLKACRMKDSHLTVLIPALSKCSQLCKVNFYCNEFSMPILRDLLQHTANLSKMKVEKYPAPIECYDEFGYVSIERFVQLCAEQIDRLRVIRQPKCISFATHMCPRCGERCVYGMGSRLCLCQRRQR from the exons ATGAGTGCTCAGACTCCTCCCACACTCCTGAAGCTGGCAATGCAGGCTTTGCTGAGAGATGAGACCTTGGACATGTCAGCTCTGGACAAACTGCCCATGGTGTTCTTCCCAGCACTGTTCAAGGAGGCCTTGACTGGCAGACACACTACAACTGTGAAAGCAATGGtggcagcctggcctttcccctgtctccctgtggggGCATTGATGAAGACCCCTGACTTGGAAACCTTCCAGGCAGTTCTAGCAGGAGTAGATACATGGCTGCAAAGAAAGTTTCACCCCAG GAGGGGAAAACTTCAGGTTCTTGACCTGAGGAAGAAGCACCATGAATTCTGGAGCATATGGGCTGGTGCGGAGGATGGTGGTTGTTcagcagagaccacagatgaGCAGCAAGTAGTGAAGGTCCTTCCCAGATATGCACTAAGGCGGCGCCTGAAGGTGGTAGCTGACCTTTGCTTCAGGCCGCGTGCAGATGAAGAACAAAGATGCTTCTTGCAGTGGGCCCACCAAAGAAAGGGCTCCATCCAATTCTGCTGTCCAGAGATGACCATCTGGGCTCAGCCTATCCATATTATGAAAGAGATCCTGAATGTTTTTCATCCAGAGCATATCCGGGTATTCGAACTGAACACACACTGGAATGTGTTTTTGCTGGCGGCCTTTGCTCCTTGCCTGGGCGAGATGAGAAATCTTCACAAACTCTTACTGGCACCTATCTCCACGAGTGTCTTCAAGATTAGCAACAGGACAACAGACAGGGAAGACAAGTGTATCAACAAGTTCATTTCTCAGTTCTCCAGATTCAACTGTCTTCAGCACCTCTCCTTAAAGAGCGTCTACTTTCTCAGAGACCGCATCAATCAGGTCCTCAG ATGCCTGACGACCCCGttggagaccctgtccatcaCTTACTGCCACATTTCACAGGCAGACCTGAACTACTTCTCTGAGTGTTCAAAGCTCTCTGAGCTGAAACATCTGGACATGAAAGGTGTGCCCTTAAAGGCTTTGGATCTTATGCCTCTCCGAGTCCTCCTAGAGAATGTGGCAGATACTTTGCTGTCCCTGGACTTGAAGGCTTGTAGGATGAAGGACTCTCATCTCACTGTGCTCATACCTGCCCTCAGCAAGTGCTCCCAGCTGTGCAAGGTCAATTTCTACTGCAATGAATTCTCCATGCCCATCCTGAGGGACCTTTTGCAGCACACAGCCAACTTGAGCAAGATGAAAGTGGAAAAGTACCCTGCCCCTATTGAGTGCTATGATGAGTTCGGTTATGTCTCCATAGAAAGATTTGTCCAACTCTGTGCTGAGCAAATAGATAGACTCAGGGTCATAAGGCAGCCCAAGTGCATCTCCTTTGCTACACATATGTGCCCTAGATGTGGAGAGCGCTGTGTTTATGGCATGGGATCCCGACTGTGTCTTTGTCAGAGGAGGCAGCGCTAA
- the LOC132652824 gene encoding preferentially expressed antigen in melanoma-like protein 7 isoform X3: MSAQTPPTLLKLAMQALLRDETLDMSALDKLPMVFFPALFKEALTGRHTTTVKAMVAAWPFPCLPVGALMKTPDLETFQAVLAGVDTWLQRKFHPRCLTTPLETLSITYCHISQADLNYFSECSKLSELKHLDMKGVPLKALDLMPLRVLLENVADTLLSLDLKACRMKDSHLTVLIPALSKCSQLCKVNFYCNEFSMPILRDLLQHTANLSKMKVEKYPAPIECYDEFGYVSIERFVQLCAEQIDRLRVIRQPKCISFATHMCPRCGERCVYGMGSRLCLCQRRQR; this comes from the exons ATGAGTGCTCAGACTCCTCCCACACTCCTGAAGCTGGCAATGCAGGCTTTGCTGAGAGATGAGACCTTGGACATGTCAGCTCTGGACAAACTGCCCATGGTGTTCTTCCCAGCACTGTTCAAGGAGGCCTTGACTGGCAGACACACTACAACTGTGAAAGCAATGGtggcagcctggcctttcccctgtctccctgtggggGCATTGATGAAGACCCCTGACTTGGAAACCTTCCAGGCAGTTCTAGCAGGAGTAGATACATGGCTGCAAAGAAAGTTTCACCCCAG ATGCCTGACGACCCCGttggagaccctgtccatcaCTTACTGCCACATTTCACAGGCAGACCTGAACTACTTCTCTGAGTGTTCAAAGCTCTCTGAGCTGAAACATCTGGACATGAAAGGTGTGCCCTTAAAGGCTTTGGATCTTATGCCTCTCCGAGTCCTCCTAGAGAATGTGGCAGATACTTTGCTGTCCCTGGACTTGAAGGCTTGTAGGATGAAGGACTCTCATCTCACTGTGCTCATACCTGCCCTCAGCAAGTGCTCCCAGCTGTGCAAGGTCAATTTCTACTGCAATGAATTCTCCATGCCCATCCTGAGGGACCTTTTGCAGCACACAGCCAACTTGAGCAAGATGAAAGTGGAAAAGTACCCTGCCCCTATTGAGTGCTATGATGAGTTCGGTTATGTCTCCATAGAAAGATTTGTCCAACTCTGTGCTGAGCAAATAGATAGACTCAGGGTCATAAGGCAGCCCAAGTGCATCTCCTTTGCTACACATATGTGCCCTAGATGTGGAGAGCGCTGTGTTTATGGCATGGGATCCCGACTGTGTCTTTGTCAGAGGAGGCAGCGCTAA